ACTTCTGAAGCTGGATTTGAGCGAAGCCGGTGTTCATGTAGGCATTATTGTGACCTATCTGCTGTCGTGCTTTGCCGGGGGATTTATACTTGGAAAAACCATGGGGACGAAAAAATATCTATGGGGGCTGGCTCTGGGAATTGCATATTTTCTGCTTGCATTTTTGATTTCTGCAATTGCGTTCCATGGAAACCCGTCGCTATGGAGCCATGTACTGACTACCATGCTGTTATGTATGGGAGGAGGCATGGCAGGAGGAATGATTTCGTAATCCAAGCTGCGTAACAGTTCAGCACTCATCAGCCCCCTGCCACATAAAGTGTGACAAAGTACTTTTAAATCTGAGAAGGCTATGTTATAATAATATTCGATACGAGCGAAAACAGGAGGATATACTATGATACATATTAAAACTTTGAATACGAAAAGTTTACAGAATACAGTGAAAAAGGGTGGCTGCGGTGAATGCCAGACATCTTGCCAGTCAGCCTGTAAGACATCCTGTACTGTAGGAAACCAGAGCTGCGAGAACAAGAACTGACAGGAGCTATAAGATGCTCTGCTGACGATGTTCCCAGGCCTGAGCATTCAGGTCATGGGAATTTTGTCGTGTATGAAGGGAGAATTTTTTTGATACACCAATATAAGAATAACGGATATAATATGGTCCTGGATGTCAACAGCGGATCTGTGCATGTTGTGGATGAGCTGGTTTATGACGTACTGGAGGAGATGCAGAAGTCTGATGAAGAGAAAAGTGTCTGCACCGCTTTACAGGACAAGTATCCGGTGAAAGATATAGAAGAAGCACTTAAAGAGTGCAGGGAACTAAAAAATCAGGGTATGCTTTTTACAGATGATATTTATGAGAACGCAATAGATGCTTTTAAAGACCGTCCAGTGGTAGTAAAAGCTTTGTGTCTGCATATCGCACATGATTGTAATCTGGCCTGTAGATATTGTTTTGCTGAAGAAGGCGAATATCATGGCAGGCGAGCATTGATGTCCTTTGAAGTGGGGAAAAAGGCATTGGATTATGTGATTGCTAATTCCGGAAGCCGTAAAAATCTGGAAGTGGACTTTTTCGGCGGAGAGCCTCTGATGAACTGGCAGGTTGTAAAGGATCTGGTAGCATATGGACGAGAGCAGGAAAAGATACATAACAAGTGTTTTCGATTTACACTTACGACCAACGGCCTGCTGCTGAATGATGAAATTATGGAATTTTGTAATAAAGAGATGGGGAATGTGGTGCTCAGTATTGACGGACGAAAAGAAGTTCACGATTTTATGAGACCATTTCGCAATGGCAAAGGCAGCTATGACCTGATCATACCTAAATTTCAGAAGTTTGCCGAAAGCCGGAACCAGGATAAGTATTATGTGAGAGGGACATTTACACATTATAATCTGGATTTCGCGCAGGATGTTCTTCATCTCGCAGATATGGGATTCAAGCAGATTTCTGTCGAGCCGGTGGTTGCACCGCCGGAAGCGGATTATGCAATCAGGGAAGAAGATCTGCCGCTGATTTTCGAACAGTATGACCTGTTGGCGCAGGAGATGATCAGAAGGGAAAAAGAGGGAAATGGATTCAACTTTTTTCATTTCATGATTGATTTAACCGGAGGTCCCTGTGTCTATAAACGGTTATCAGGCTGCGGTTCAGGTACAGAATATCTTGCGGTAACACCCTGGGGAGAGCTCTATCCCTGCCATCAGTTTGTCGGAACCGAAGATTTTCTTTTAGGAGATGTGGATACAGGAGTTGTAAAAGATGACCTGACCTGTAAATTCAAGCAGTGTAATGTCTATTCAAAAGAAGAATGTAAAAACTGCTTTGCAAGATTTTATTGCAGTGGCGGATGCGCGGCTAATGCCTATAATTTCCATAGCGATATTAATGCTGTTTATGAAATCGGATGTAAGATGCAGCAAAAGAGGGTTGAGTGTGCTCTTATGATAAAGGCCGCATTGGCAGAGGGTTGACAGCAGAAGCAATAAAGCCGGTTTATGGCTGAATTGTAATATGAATGCTCAGAGGGCGGCTGCATGTTTGCAGTCGTCCCTCTTGTTTTTGTAACAACCGCAGGCGTAAACCTCGTCTGCGAGATGTTTTCTCAGCAAAGTAAAGGAATACTTATGGAAAAATGGGTGGTAGCGGCGAAAAGAGCCGATTTTCAGAAAATAGGAAGAGAATTTCATATAGATCCTGTGATAGCAAGATTGATCCGAAACCGGGATGTGGTCGGATATGATGAAATCAACGTGTATCTTCATGGTAACCTAAACAATCTTCATGACCCTATGAGCTTAAAAGATATGAAGACAGCAGTAGAACTTCTGGTTGAAGCAATGAAAGGCAGAAAGAAAATTCGAATTATAGGAGACTATGATATTGACGGTATCATGTCTTCTTATATATTGCTTCAAGGGCTTAACAGGGTGGGCGCATTTGCTGATATACAGATACCGAACCGGATCACTGACGGTTATGGGCTGAATGAATCACTGGTCAGGGAGGCATACGAGGCAGGAACGGATTTGATTTTAACCTGTGACAATGGGATCGCGGCTGCAGACCAAATTTTGGTTGCCAGAAAGCTGGGGATGCAGGTAATAGTAACCGACCATCATGAGTTACCTTATGAGGAAGGTGCAGATGGAGAGAGAAACTTTCTTTTGCCGCCGGCGGATGCAGTTGTTAATCCCAAAAGGCAGGATTGTGAATATCCTTTTAAAGGAATGTGTGGCGCAGCGGTCGCATGGAAGCTGGTTTGTGCACTTTACAAACAGTATGATGTCCCGGATTCGGAAGCAGAGGAT
The window above is part of the Novisyntrophococcus fermenticellae genome. Proteins encoded here:
- a CDS encoding TIGR04086 family membrane protein, with amino-acid sequence MEQTRPVVQKILRVTKALLAAYILTALCLIILAFLLLKLDLSEAGVHVGIIVTYLLSCFAGGFILGKTMGTKKYLWGLALGIAYFLLAFLISAIAFHGNPSLWSHVLTTMLLCMGGGMAGGMIS
- the scfA gene encoding six-cysteine ranthipeptide SCIFF — translated: MIHIKTLNTKSLQNTVKKGGCGECQTSCQSACKTSCTVGNQSCENKN
- the scfB gene encoding thioether cross-link-forming SCIFF peptide maturase; translated protein: MIHQYKNNGYNMVLDVNSGSVHVVDELVYDVLEEMQKSDEEKSVCTALQDKYPVKDIEEALKECRELKNQGMLFTDDIYENAIDAFKDRPVVVKALCLHIAHDCNLACRYCFAEEGEYHGRRALMSFEVGKKALDYVIANSGSRKNLEVDFFGGEPLMNWQVVKDLVAYGREQEKIHNKCFRFTLTTNGLLLNDEIMEFCNKEMGNVVLSIDGRKEVHDFMRPFRNGKGSYDLIIPKFQKFAESRNQDKYYVRGTFTHYNLDFAQDVLHLADMGFKQISVEPVVAPPEADYAIREEDLPLIFEQYDLLAQEMIRREKEGNGFNFFHFMIDLTGGPCVYKRLSGCGSGTEYLAVTPWGELYPCHQFVGTEDFLLGDVDTGVVKDDLTCKFKQCNVYSKEECKNCFARFYCSGGCAANAYNFHSDINAVYEIGCKMQQKRVECALMIKAALAEG